A region from the Actinoplanes sp. OR16 genome encodes:
- a CDS encoding M4 family metallopeptidase, which translates to MKTRTPVVIAVTAATAAASAMVWITGPATAQPVSPSAPAEAAAESAADLVAAEPTTLQTSDGEAYVQKPVISTDKLQYVPYERTYKGLHVVGGDFVVVTDHAGNTKYTSVAQSSPIGELAVTPKLTASDSVAIAKTELKTVKNVEGTKLVVVTTTGDPTLAWESTINGTSAEGISRLTVDVDAATGEVIRTYEHVTDVAGTGTGWITGSVSLDTTLSGSTYSLKDPGIASLTCQDSSTNTTFSGTDNVWGNGTGTNKETGCVDAFYSAQKEKGMLSSWLGRTGFTSSGGAWPIRVGLNQQNAYYDGTQVQIGKNTAGQWIASPDVVGHEIGHGIDDNTPGGISGNGTQEFVGDVFGAATEAYANNPNDPADYQVGEEVNLVGSGPIRYMYNPSLAGDDNCYSSSTPSQEVHAAAGPGNHWFYLLAEGTNPTNGQPASTRCSGSGAITGVGIQTATKIMYNAMLMKTSSSSYLKYRTWTLTAAKALDSTCGLFNTTKAAWDAVSVPAQTADPTCSTTTTSPTASPSTSTTTSPTACTGTNGTDVSIPDAGAAVYSNVTISGCARNASSTTKVAVNIVHTYRGDLRVDLVAPDGTTYNLKATSSSDSADNVNTTYTVNVSGEAANGTWRLKAQDVYSTDTGYINTWTLTV; encoded by the coding sequence GTGAAAACCCGAACCCCCGTAGTCATCGCCGTGACCGCCGCGACCGCGGCAGCCTCGGCGATGGTCTGGATCACCGGCCCGGCGACCGCCCAGCCGGTGAGCCCGTCCGCGCCCGCCGAGGCCGCGGCCGAGTCCGCTGCCGATCTGGTCGCCGCCGAGCCCACCACCCTGCAGACCAGTGACGGCGAGGCCTACGTACAGAAGCCGGTGATCTCCACCGACAAGCTGCAGTACGTGCCCTACGAGCGCACCTACAAGGGACTTCATGTGGTCGGCGGCGACTTCGTCGTCGTGACCGACCACGCCGGCAACACCAAGTACACGTCGGTGGCGCAGAGCAGCCCGATCGGCGAGCTCGCCGTGACGCCCAAGCTGACCGCCTCGGACTCGGTCGCCATCGCGAAGACCGAGCTGAAGACCGTCAAGAACGTCGAGGGCACCAAGCTCGTCGTCGTCACCACGACCGGAGACCCCACTCTGGCCTGGGAATCCACCATCAACGGCACGAGCGCCGAGGGCATCAGCCGGCTCACCGTCGACGTCGACGCGGCCACCGGCGAGGTCATCCGCACCTACGAGCACGTGACCGACGTGGCCGGCACCGGCACCGGCTGGATCACCGGCTCGGTCAGCCTGGACACCACCCTCTCGGGCAGCACCTACAGCCTGAAGGACCCCGGCATCGCGTCGCTGACCTGCCAGGACTCGTCGACGAACACGACCTTCAGCGGCACCGACAACGTGTGGGGCAACGGCACCGGCACGAACAAGGAGACCGGCTGCGTCGACGCGTTCTACTCGGCGCAGAAGGAGAAGGGGATGCTGTCCAGCTGGCTGGGCCGCACCGGCTTCACCAGCAGCGGCGGCGCCTGGCCGATCCGGGTCGGGCTGAACCAGCAGAACGCGTACTACGACGGCACCCAGGTCCAGATCGGCAAGAACACCGCTGGTCAGTGGATCGCCTCGCCCGACGTGGTGGGCCACGAGATCGGCCACGGCATCGACGACAACACTCCGGGCGGCATCTCCGGCAACGGCACCCAGGAGTTCGTCGGCGACGTGTTCGGCGCGGCCACCGAGGCGTACGCGAACAACCCCAACGACCCCGCCGACTACCAGGTCGGCGAGGAGGTCAACCTGGTCGGCAGCGGCCCGATCCGGTACATGTACAACCCGTCGCTCGCCGGCGACGACAACTGCTACTCCAGCAGCACCCCGAGCCAGGAGGTGCACGCCGCGGCCGGCCCTGGCAACCACTGGTTCTACCTGCTCGCCGAGGGCACCAACCCGACGAACGGCCAGCCGGCCAGCACCCGGTGCTCCGGCTCCGGCGCGATCACCGGTGTCGGCATCCAGACCGCCACCAAGATCATGTACAACGCGATGCTGATGAAGACGAGCAGCTCGTCGTACCTCAAGTACCGCACCTGGACGCTGACCGCCGCCAAGGCCCTGGACAGCACCTGCGGGCTCTTCAACACCACGAAGGCCGCGTGGGACGCGGTGAGCGTGCCGGCCCAGACCGCCGACCCGACCTGCTCCACCACGACGACCTCGCCGACCGCCTCGCCGAGCACCTCGACGACGACGTCACCGACCGCCTGCACCGGCACCAACGGCACCGACGTGTCCATTCCGGACGCCGGCGCGGCCGTCTACAGCAACGTCACGATCAGTGGCTGCGCCCGCAACGCGTCGTCGACCACCAAGGTCGCGGTGAACATCGTCCACACCTACCGGGGTGACCTGCGGGTCGACCTGGTCGCGCCGGACGGGACCACCTACAACCTGAAGGCGACGTCGAGTTCGGACAGTGCCGACAACGTCAACACCACGTACACCGTGAACGTCTCCGGCGAGGCGGCGAACGGCACGTGGCGGCTCAAGGCCCAGGACGTGTACTCCACCGACACGGGCTACATCAACACCTGGACGCTCACCGTCTGA
- a CDS encoding biotin transporter BioY: MTYGVAVPGRPTGVLADVWGRSVVRDVVLTVGAASAVGLAAQISIPVPGSPVPITGQTFAVVLAGAALGASRGAVAMLLYAIAGALGVPWFAGGASGWPAATGGYLIGFILAAALAGQLAALGADRRPVHTVGLMAAGNALIYLVGVPWLAFATGMDLTAAVAAGLVPYLIGDVLKTFLAAAFLPGAWSLVGRRADAAPDRRF; this comes from the coding sequence GTGACGTACGGAGTAGCGGTACCGGGACGGCCGACGGGTGTGCTGGCCGACGTCTGGGGACGGTCCGTGGTCCGCGATGTGGTCCTCACCGTCGGCGCCGCGAGCGCCGTCGGTCTCGCCGCGCAGATCTCCATCCCGGTTCCCGGCTCACCCGTGCCGATCACCGGTCAGACCTTCGCCGTCGTCCTCGCCGGCGCGGCCCTCGGCGCCTCCCGTGGCGCCGTGGCGATGCTGCTCTACGCGATCGCCGGCGCGCTCGGCGTCCCGTGGTTCGCCGGCGGCGCCTCCGGCTGGCCCGCCGCGACCGGCGGGTACCTGATCGGGTTCATCCTGGCGGCGGCCCTCGCGGGTCAGCTCGCCGCTCTCGGCGCGGACCGCCGGCCGGTGCACACCGTCGGGCTGATGGCCGCCGGCAACGCGCTCATCTATCTGGTCGGGGTGCCCTGGCTCGCCTTCGCGACGGGCATGGATCTCACTGCCGCGGTGGCCGCCGGGCTGGTTCCCTACCTGATCGGCGACGTGCTGAAGACGTTCCTGGCCGCGGCGTTCCTCCCCGGCGCCTGGAGTCTGGTCGGCCGGCGAGCCGACGCCGCACCCGACCGCCGCTTCTGA
- a CDS encoding MarR family winged helix-turn-helix transcriptional regulator: MARDELNPALLMFIAYRSMERRVLEGVAAAGFDDITLAQARIFQRIGPGGTRLVELAEQAQVTKQTAGFLVDQLERAGYVERVPDPSDARARLVRIAERGRAAQVAAGAVVTAVEQEWADHLGRRRMGALRESLTLLREITDPYGR; this comes from the coding sequence ATGGCGCGAGACGAGCTGAACCCCGCTCTGCTGATGTTCATCGCCTACCGGTCCATGGAGCGACGTGTGCTGGAGGGCGTCGCGGCGGCCGGGTTCGACGACATCACGCTCGCGCAGGCGCGGATCTTCCAGCGGATCGGGCCGGGTGGGACGCGGCTGGTCGAGCTCGCCGAGCAGGCGCAGGTGACCAAGCAGACCGCCGGGTTCCTGGTCGATCAACTGGAGCGGGCGGGCTACGTCGAGCGTGTTCCCGATCCGTCCGACGCGCGCGCTCGTCTCGTCCGCATCGCGGAGCGTGGCCGGGCCGCTCAGGTCGCGGCGGGCGCCGTGGTCACCGCTGTCGAGCAGGAGTGGGCCGACCACCTGGGGAGACGGCGGATGGGCGCGCTACGGGAGTCGCTGACGCTGCTACGGGAGATCACCGATCCGTACGGCCGGTGA
- a CDS encoding maleylpyruvate isomerase family mycothiol-dependent enzyme, with protein sequence MDQDEIWSAITARRLAVAGLLASLSPAEWETPSLCAGWRVRDVAAHLAQTPQPPGPAAMLAGAIRAAGRFDRLNHDMAVSWARRPPADLVAELREHADSRRLPFVTNERNALFDVVVHAQDIAIPLGRALPTPPAAAVAAAERIWEMGWPFWAAKRFRGVRLTATDAPFTAGTGTERKEPIDALLLLMTGR encoded by the coding sequence ATGGATCAGGACGAGATCTGGTCGGCCATCACCGCACGTCGGCTCGCCGTGGCCGGCCTGCTCGCGAGCCTGTCGCCGGCCGAATGGGAGACGCCGTCGCTCTGCGCGGGATGGCGGGTGCGCGACGTCGCCGCCCATCTGGCGCAGACGCCGCAGCCACCGGGCCCGGCAGCGATGCTGGCCGGCGCGATCCGGGCCGCCGGCCGGTTCGACAGACTCAACCACGACATGGCCGTCAGCTGGGCCCGCCGTCCGCCCGCCGACCTGGTCGCCGAGCTTCGCGAGCACGCCGATTCGCGCCGCCTGCCGTTCGTGACGAACGAGCGCAACGCCCTGTTCGACGTCGTCGTGCACGCCCAGGACATCGCGATCCCCCTCGGCCGCGCCCTGCCGACGCCACCCGCAGCCGCCGTCGCTGCCGCCGAGCGGATCTGGGAGATGGGCTGGCCTTTCTGGGCCGCGAAACGCTTCCGAGGAGTACGCCTGACCGCCACCGACGCCCCCTTCACCGCCGGCACCGGCACCGAGCGGAAGGAGCCGATCGACGCGTTGCTGCTGCTCATGACGGGTCGCTGA
- a CDS encoding helix-turn-helix transcriptional regulator, whose protein sequence is MSVPLYQAKAEMFRTLGHPVRIRVLELLQDGPKPVRDLLAEIDVEASNLSQQLAVLRRAGIVASFRDGALVMYALSTPDVADLLAAGRRILGAVLTDRDGLLVELRATGTPRARSR, encoded by the coding sequence GTGTCAGTGCCGCTCTACCAGGCGAAGGCCGAGATGTTCCGGACTCTCGGTCATCCGGTGCGGATCCGCGTGCTCGAACTGCTGCAGGACGGGCCGAAACCGGTCCGGGACCTCCTCGCCGAGATCGACGTGGAGGCCTCGAACCTGTCGCAGCAGCTGGCCGTCCTTCGCAGGGCCGGCATCGTGGCGTCGTTCCGGGACGGCGCCCTGGTGATGTACGCGCTCAGCACCCCGGACGTCGCCGACCTGCTCGCGGCGGGCCGGCGCATCCTGGGTGCGGTGCTGACCGATCGAGACGGCCTGCTGGTGGAACTCCGTGCTACTGGTACTCCACGCGCTCGCAGCCGGTGA
- a CDS encoding calcium-binding protein: MFRSVWWSRVGLTLITTLSAGVLASPAAAAASTGVASASGTKIRFTAAKGKTNKVVFTLSGRTVTIDDRVAIKAGKGCKAVKGDKTKVRCTTKKAPTRLYAFLNDRNDSLVNKAKVRIDVDGGTGDDSLTGGPLADMLNGRSGNDKLRGGAGGDLLMGGYGNDRIWGGAGHDIVNGQSGNDAIDGQSGNDILMGEVGNDNVYGGSGTDEISGDVGVDKLYGGTGGDRISADEWDHKSADHYSGGSGWDSISYQSYQVGVTIDADGVKGDDGAKGERDTITADFESITGGYGHDVITGTSRSEILYGGPGNDTVRGGGGDDDLYGDEGRDRLEGGAGDDELNGEDPFGAKFEADIMLGGTGKDWVSYDFRTTGVIVDLDGAIGDDGQPGEKDTVGTDVEIITGTDGNDRITGNGYANDLTGRGGDDIVRGGGGNDTLHGGNGADALYGEAGNDYLFEPGDSAADRLDGGLNTDECLAWEGEDTVTGCERVEYQ, from the coding sequence GTGTTTCGCTCCGTTTGGTGGTCCCGGGTCGGCTTGACCCTCATTACGACTCTTTCCGCCGGCGTCCTCGCGTCGCCGGCTGCTGCTGCCGCCTCCACCGGTGTGGCATCCGCTTCCGGTACCAAAATCAGATTCACCGCCGCCAAGGGCAAGACCAACAAGGTCGTCTTCACGCTCTCCGGCCGGACTGTCACGATCGACGACCGTGTCGCGATCAAGGCGGGCAAGGGCTGCAAGGCGGTCAAGGGCGACAAGACCAAGGTCAGGTGCACCACCAAGAAGGCGCCGACCCGGCTCTACGCCTTCCTGAACGACCGCAACGACTCGCTGGTGAACAAGGCGAAGGTGCGGATCGACGTGGACGGCGGCACCGGCGACGACAGCCTGACCGGCGGCCCGCTCGCCGACATGCTGAACGGCCGGTCCGGCAACGACAAGCTCCGTGGCGGCGCCGGCGGTGACCTGCTGATGGGCGGCTACGGCAACGACAGGATCTGGGGTGGCGCCGGCCACGACATCGTCAACGGTCAATCCGGGAACGACGCCATCGACGGCCAGTCCGGGAACGACATCCTGATGGGCGAGGTCGGCAACGACAACGTCTACGGCGGATCGGGCACCGACGAGATCTCCGGGGACGTCGGCGTGGACAAGCTCTACGGCGGCACGGGTGGCGACCGGATCAGCGCCGACGAGTGGGATCACAAGAGCGCCGACCACTACTCCGGCGGCAGCGGCTGGGACTCCATCTCCTACCAGTCGTATCAGGTCGGGGTCACCATCGACGCGGACGGCGTGAAGGGCGACGACGGCGCCAAGGGCGAGCGGGACACGATCACCGCCGACTTCGAGAGCATCACCGGCGGCTACGGCCACGACGTGATCACCGGTACGTCCCGCTCGGAGATCCTGTACGGCGGTCCCGGCAACGACACGGTCCGTGGCGGCGGTGGAGACGACGACCTCTACGGCGACGAGGGTCGTGACCGCCTGGAAGGTGGCGCCGGGGACGACGAGCTGAACGGCGAGGACCCGTTCGGTGCGAAGTTCGAGGCGGACATCATGCTCGGCGGCACCGGCAAGGACTGGGTGAGTTACGACTTCCGGACCACCGGAGTGATCGTCGACCTGGACGGCGCGATCGGCGACGACGGGCAGCCGGGCGAGAAGGACACCGTCGGCACCGACGTCGAGATCATCACCGGCACCGACGGCAACGACCGGATCACCGGTAACGGCTACGCCAACGACCTGACCGGGCGGGGTGGCGACGACATCGTCCGCGGTGGCGGCGGCAACGACACACTGCACGGCGGGAACGGCGCCGACGCGCTCTACGGCGAGGCCGGGAACGACTACCTCTTCGAGCCGGGCGATTCCGCCGCCGACCGGCTCGACGGCGGGCTGAACACCGACGAATGCCTGGCCTGGGAGGGCGAGGACACGGTCACCGGCTGCGAGCGCGTGGAGTACCAGTAG
- a CDS encoding NAD(P)-dependent oxidoreductase: MTGLTVAVLGTGIMGAAMARNLVKAGHVVHVWNRSRDKAEALEADGATIADSPADAVSAADVIVTMLYDGDAVFEVIREAAPGLQTGAAWVQSTTVSLEAVEELARFAEEQGLVFFDAPVLGTRQPAEAGQLTVLAAGPAEHRAVVQPVFEAVGARTLWTGEDGATGPSTRLKLVANSWVLAATHGVAEALALAKGLGVDPEQFFGVIGGGPLDMGYLRVKGEAILQDRLSPASFAVVTAEKDARLIVAAGESHGVRMDVAAAGAERFRRAAELGHGDEDMAASYHASFGS, from the coding sequence ATGACTGGACTCACCGTTGCAGTTCTGGGAACCGGGATCATGGGGGCCGCGATGGCCCGCAATCTGGTCAAGGCCGGGCATGTCGTACACGTCTGGAACCGGAGCCGGGACAAGGCCGAGGCGCTCGAAGCCGACGGCGCCACGATCGCCGATTCGCCGGCCGACGCCGTCAGCGCCGCCGATGTGATCGTGACGATGCTCTACGACGGCGACGCGGTCTTCGAGGTGATCCGGGAGGCGGCGCCCGGCTTGCAGACCGGCGCCGCGTGGGTTCAGTCGACGACGGTGAGCCTGGAGGCGGTCGAGGAACTGGCCCGGTTCGCCGAGGAGCAGGGCCTGGTGTTCTTCGACGCGCCGGTTCTCGGCACCCGGCAGCCCGCCGAGGCCGGTCAGCTGACCGTGCTGGCGGCCGGTCCCGCCGAGCACCGGGCCGTGGTGCAACCAGTGTTCGAGGCGGTCGGTGCGCGCACCCTGTGGACCGGAGAGGACGGCGCTACCGGACCCTCCACCCGGCTCAAGCTGGTGGCGAACAGCTGGGTGCTGGCGGCCACGCACGGCGTCGCCGAGGCGCTCGCGCTGGCGAAGGGTCTCGGTGTCGACCCCGAGCAGTTCTTCGGCGTGATCGGCGGCGGTCCGCTGGACATGGGTTACCTGCGCGTCAAGGGCGAGGCGATCCTCCAGGACCGGCTCTCGCCGGCGAGCTTCGCGGTGGTCACCGCCGAGAAGGACGCCCGGCTCATCGTCGCCGCGGGTGAGAGCCACGGCGTACGGATGGATGTCGCCGCCGCCGGGGCGGAACGCTTCCGCCGGGCCGCCGAGCTGGGTCACGGCGACGAGGACATGGCGGCGTCGTACCACGCGAGTTTCGGCAGCTGA
- a CDS encoding phosphotransferase — MAGIDTPAGYTGLQRIRIGAEADTYRAWDERAGKQVALRLFHRFVSGRAEEAAFAAYCATAIGLGRHPAIIEVKAGGVTATGRPWLAFENLDGRTLEEVLRTDPPGPAEAIELVITLADALAWAHATRPPLTHGRLRAEHVLIGDDGLPRLHDFAPQRTAAPRDDITNLAALLFRALTGHPWPDADDRIISLWPGLTGLLDETLTPVPAIDSMAIFAGRLRQVVADTADF, encoded by the coding sequence GTGGCGGGGATCGACACACCAGCGGGATACACCGGTCTGCAGCGGATCAGGATCGGCGCCGAGGCGGACACCTATCGGGCCTGGGACGAGCGGGCCGGCAAGCAGGTGGCGCTGCGGCTCTTCCACAGGTTCGTGAGCGGGCGCGCCGAGGAGGCAGCGTTCGCCGCCTACTGCGCCACTGCGATCGGGCTCGGCCGGCATCCCGCCATCATTGAAGTCAAAGCCGGTGGGGTGACCGCGACCGGCCGGCCATGGCTCGCGTTCGAGAACCTCGACGGGCGCACCCTCGAAGAGGTCCTGCGCACCGATCCGCCCGGCCCGGCCGAGGCGATCGAGCTGGTCATCACGCTCGCCGACGCGCTGGCCTGGGCTCACGCGACACGTCCGCCGCTGACGCACGGCCGGCTGCGCGCCGAGCACGTCCTGATCGGCGACGACGGCCTCCCGCGGCTCCACGACTTCGCGCCGCAGCGCACCGCCGCTCCCCGCGACGACATCACCAACCTGGCAGCCCTGCTGTTCCGGGCCCTGACGGGCCATCCCTGGCCGGACGCCGACGACCGGATCATCAGCCTGTGGCCGGGTCTGACGGGGTTGCTCGACGAGACCCTCACGCCCGTGCCGGCGATCGACAGCATGGCGATCTTCGCGGGCCGTCTGCGCCAGGTCGTCGCCGACACGGCAGACTTCTGA
- the mgrA gene encoding L-glyceraldehyde 3-phosphate reductase, which yields MEYRRSGRSGLKLPAVSLGLWHNFGDDRPLETQRAILRRAFDLGITHFDLANNYGPPYGSAEENFGRVLATDFARHRDELVISTKAGYDMWPGPYGEWGSRKYLTASLDQSLKRMGLDYVDVFYSHRFDPDTPLEETMGALDAAVRAGKALYVGISSYSAEKTAEAAAILRDLGTPLLIHQPSYSMLNRWIEGDLLNTLEREGAGCIAFSPLAQGMLTDRYLDGSVRPTRGSFFAEWLTDENLGKVRALNAIASRRGQSLAQMAIAWVLRDPRMTSTVLGASSVEQLEANVAALSGPAFSPEDLEEIDEHATESGINLWAKSSGY from the coding sequence ATGGAATACCGCCGCAGCGGACGCAGCGGCCTGAAGCTGCCCGCCGTCTCGCTGGGCCTGTGGCACAACTTCGGTGACGACCGGCCGCTGGAGACGCAGCGGGCCATTCTGCGCCGGGCCTTCGACCTGGGGATCACCCACTTCGACCTGGCGAACAACTACGGGCCTCCGTACGGCTCGGCCGAGGAGAACTTCGGGCGGGTCCTCGCCACCGACTTCGCCCGCCACCGGGACGAGCTGGTCATCTCGACGAAGGCCGGATACGACATGTGGCCCGGCCCGTACGGCGAGTGGGGTTCGCGCAAGTACCTGACGGCCTCGCTGGACCAGTCGCTGAAGCGGATGGGCCTGGACTACGTCGACGTCTTCTACTCGCACCGCTTCGACCCGGACACCCCGCTCGAGGAGACGATGGGCGCGCTGGACGCGGCCGTCCGGGCCGGGAAGGCGCTGTACGTCGGCATCTCCTCCTACTCGGCCGAGAAGACCGCCGAGGCCGCCGCGATCCTCCGCGACCTCGGCACACCGCTGCTGATCCACCAGCCGTCGTACTCGATGCTGAACCGCTGGATCGAGGGCGATCTGCTGAACACCCTGGAACGGGAGGGCGCCGGGTGCATCGCGTTCTCGCCGCTGGCCCAGGGCATGCTCACCGATCGGTACCTGGACGGTTCGGTGCGGCCCACCCGGGGCTCGTTCTTCGCGGAGTGGCTGACCGACGAGAACCTCGGAAAGGTGCGGGCGCTGAACGCGATCGCCTCGCGCCGGGGTCAGAGCCTCGCTCAGATGGCCATCGCGTGGGTGCTGCGGGATCCTCGGATGACGTCGACGGTGCTGGGCGCCAGTAGCGTCGAGCAGTTGGAGGCGAATGTGGCCGCTCTCTCCGGGCCGGCGTTCTCTCCGGAGGATCTCGAAGAGATCGACGAGCACGCCACCGAATCCGGGATCAACCTCTGGGCGAAGTCAAGCGGCTACTGA
- a CDS encoding sulfotransferase yields MVKVLYIVGWGRSGTTIVDNILNSYENVFSTGELFYLWRRGLVQKRKCGCGARFAACELWAEILDVAYGSDQPDPEAVDELQKRITRVRHTPSLASGPLTDEGEEYRRLLARLYHAIGEVTGAKLIVDSSKVPSGAALLPRMRGVEPYLLHMVRDPRAVTHSWMRPTPQLDRPKPQLMQQHKPADSTMHWLVWNAFAERLYRAYPNRHRMLRYEDFAAAPRRTVEELLEFSGTPVTESPFLDDSTVRLEPNHTVSGNPSRFRTGEIALRADERWRADQRTGPRLAVTALALPMLHRYGYRVSVAA; encoded by the coding sequence ATGGTGAAGGTGCTGTACATAGTCGGGTGGGGCCGTAGCGGCACGACCATCGTCGACAACATCCTCAACTCGTACGAGAACGTCTTCTCCACCGGCGAGTTGTTCTACCTCTGGCGGCGCGGCCTGGTGCAGAAGCGCAAGTGCGGCTGCGGCGCCCGGTTCGCCGCCTGCGAGCTGTGGGCCGAGATCCTCGACGTGGCGTACGGCAGCGACCAGCCCGATCCCGAGGCCGTCGACGAGCTGCAGAAGCGGATCACCCGGGTCCGGCACACGCCGTCGCTGGCCAGCGGGCCGCTGACAGACGAGGGCGAGGAGTACCGCCGCCTGCTGGCCCGGCTCTACCACGCGATCGGCGAGGTGACCGGGGCGAAGCTGATCGTCGACTCGTCGAAGGTGCCGTCCGGTGCGGCGCTGCTGCCCCGGATGCGCGGCGTCGAGCCGTACCTGCTGCACATGGTCCGGGACCCGCGGGCGGTGACTCACTCGTGGATGCGCCCCACCCCGCAGCTGGACCGGCCGAAGCCGCAGCTCATGCAGCAGCACAAGCCTGCCGACAGCACGATGCACTGGCTGGTCTGGAACGCGTTCGCCGAGCGCCTCTACCGCGCCTACCCGAACCGGCACCGGATGCTGCGGTACGAGGACTTCGCCGCGGCGCCGCGCCGAACCGTCGAAGAGCTGCTGGAGTTCAGCGGGACTCCTGTGACGGAGAGCCCGTTTCTGGACGACAGCACGGTGCGGCTCGAACCCAATCACACCGTCTCCGGGAATCCGAGCCGGTTCCGCACCGGCGAGATCGCGCTCCGGGCGGACGAGCGGTGGCGGGCGGACCAGCGCACCGGACCGCGGCTTGCGGTGACCGCGCTGGCCCTGCCCATGCTGCACCGATACGGCTACCGGGTGTCAGTAGCCGCTTGA
- a CDS encoding TfoX/Sxy family protein produces the protein MAFDETLAARIRDALADSDGVTDRRMFGGITFMLNGNMAAGVIGDDLIVRLGAEEAPAALAEPGVRVFDFTGRPMRNWVVVDGHRLDDHHLRDWLRKGLDYAGSLPPR, from the coding sequence ATGGCCTTCGACGAGACACTCGCTGCCCGGATCCGGGACGCCCTTGCCGACAGCGACGGCGTCACCGACCGGCGGATGTTCGGCGGGATCACCTTCATGCTGAACGGCAACATGGCCGCCGGCGTCATCGGCGACGATCTGATCGTGCGGCTCGGCGCGGAGGAGGCGCCGGCCGCGCTGGCCGAGCCCGGCGTACGGGTCTTCGACTTCACCGGCCGGCCGATGCGCAACTGGGTGGTGGTCGACGGCCACCGTCTCGACGACCACCACCTGCGCGACTGGCTGCGGAAAGGCCTCGACTACGCGGGCTCGCTGCCGCCGAGGTAA
- a CDS encoding sugar phosphate isomerase/epimerase has product MSRFSFNQITAKHWELTDLVKGLVEAEVDKVALWREPVQEYGLERSAALVRDAGLEVTTLCRSGFFQAPDWFDDNRRAIDEAAALGTSVLVLVSGGLKPGSKDLEGARAHVADAIAQLVPHAAAAGVTLAIEPLHPMYAADRCVISTWDQAMAIAEQHPVGQVGVTVDTYHLWWDDTVLDKIERAGERIAIYQLADWVTPLPAGVLTGRGLPGDGCVDMPAFHTAVEKAGYTGPIEVEVMNEELWQLPGREILARTVASYLGGSEPA; this is encoded by the coding sequence ATGAGCAGGTTCTCCTTCAACCAGATCACGGCGAAGCATTGGGAGCTGACCGACCTGGTCAAGGGCCTGGTCGAGGCTGAGGTGGACAAGGTCGCGCTCTGGCGTGAGCCGGTCCAGGAGTACGGGCTGGAGCGCTCCGCGGCACTGGTCCGCGACGCCGGGCTGGAGGTGACGACGCTCTGCCGCAGCGGCTTCTTCCAGGCGCCGGACTGGTTCGACGACAACCGCCGTGCCATCGACGAGGCCGCTGCTCTCGGCACGAGCGTCCTCGTCCTGGTATCAGGCGGCTTGAAACCGGGCAGCAAAGATCTCGAAGGCGCCCGCGCGCACGTCGCCGACGCGATCGCGCAGCTCGTCCCGCACGCCGCCGCGGCAGGGGTCACGCTCGCGATCGAGCCACTTCATCCGATGTACGCCGCCGACCGCTGTGTGATCAGCACCTGGGACCAGGCGATGGCGATCGCCGAGCAGCACCCGGTCGGCCAGGTCGGCGTCACCGTCGACACCTACCACCTGTGGTGGGACGACACCGTCCTCGACAAGATCGAGCGGGCCGGTGAGCGGATCGCCATCTACCAGCTCGCCGACTGGGTGACTCCGCTGCCGGCCGGTGTGCTGACCGGCCGAGGGCTGCCCGGCGACGGCTGCGTCGACATGCCCGCGTTCCACACCGCCGTGGAGAAGGCCGGGTACACCGGCCCGATCGAGGTCGAGGTGATGAACGAGGAGCTCTGGCAGCTGCCCGGACGGGAGATCCTGGCGAGGACCGTCGCGAGTTACCTCGGCGGCAGCGAGCCCGCGTAG